The Sedimentisphaera salicampi genome includes a region encoding these proteins:
- a CDS encoding glycoside hydrolase family 43 protein, producing MELSYENPVWDGYLADPHVFKSDGVYYACGTGQAEDGRHFPIVRSEDFQNWEPLGGALEPLEEPNLELYWAPEIAERNGKFYLYYAGDMNMRVAVADSPEGPYEDAGIKLFPDLEFSIDAHPYKDPVSGEWYLFFAKDFFDKKPGTALAVVKLGDDMISTEGEVHTVMRAFSDWQIYERNRHWYDKTWPAWYTVEGPAVLYKDGKYYCFYSGGNWQTPGYGVGCAVSEDITGPYKDPWSKAGPSVLSSDDTELIGPGHNSVIKAPDGQTWFIVYHSWNKEQTKRQMCIDPLIWTTEGPKCFNPSRGEKTISLPLGE from the coding sequence TGCCTGCGGAACAGGGCAGGCCGAAGACGGGAGGCACTTCCCGATAGTGAGATCTGAAGACTTCCAGAACTGGGAGCCTCTGGGCGGGGCGCTTGAGCCTCTCGAAGAGCCGAACCTTGAGCTGTACTGGGCTCCTGAGATTGCTGAGAGGAACGGAAAATTCTATCTGTACTATGCCGGCGATATGAATATGCGTGTGGCAGTGGCAGACAGCCCTGAAGGGCCTTACGAGGATGCAGGGATCAAGCTTTTCCCCGATCTGGAATTTTCGATAGACGCCCATCCATACAAAGATCCCGTAAGCGGGGAGTGGTATCTGTTTTTCGCTAAAGACTTTTTCGATAAGAAGCCGGGAACTGCGCTTGCTGTAGTTAAGCTGGGCGATGATATGATCTCAACGGAAGGTGAGGTGCATACAGTGATGCGAGCGTTCTCAGACTGGCAGATTTACGAACGCAACCGCCACTGGTACGATAAAACATGGCCTGCATGGTACACCGTTGAGGGGCCGGCAGTGCTCTATAAAGACGGCAAATACTACTGCTTCTATTCCGGCGGCAACTGGCAGACACCGGGCTACGGCGTAGGCTGCGCGGTTTCTGAGGACATTACCGGCCCATACAAAGACCCATGGAGCAAAGCAGGACCTTCAGTACTCAGCAGCGATGATACAGAGCTCATAGGCCCCGGACACAATTCTGTGATCAAGGCGCCGGACGGACAAACTTGGTTCATCGTGTACCATTCGTGGAACAAAGAACAGACAAAGCGGCAGATGTGTATCGACCCGCTCATTTGGACAACCGAAGGGCCGAAATGCTTCAACCCATCACGCGGCGAGAAAACGATTTCATTGCCTCTTGGTGAGTGA
- a CDS encoding family 43 glycosylhydrolase, whose product MLFLSASSVQAETAAYWRFEEGPAGGAVQKPFGALDISGNGNHLDPGTQAGQQGFRYKSETAYPALPETGDSNLFSIKNTGSFPSLETRSQDSNEGQGSCPTGIDLETITPSEFTIEAIFKPEDGGYRTVVGRDAVNVADNNSSLSALYFQIRPDDSVAVVFADVSGYQHIAESPADMIEGFDFSSDPQGETGRWYYMAAINDGSTLSLYLANITAGTDPFLVGQTDLTESPSPDKSLTAGSQSGQGWHTGAWSVGRGMYNAERTDRCWGYIDDVRISTSALSLNELLITPKPTADRNPLFDGADPHIMLTHDKAWIYPTAGYPRRFYTYSSSDMVNWTSGQEILNFNLISWIPDEKYAWAPCIIEKDNTYYFYYSVGPKPAHIGVASAPRPNGPFTDKGSALLSDNGDSGFEAIDPMVFEDPASGKFYFYAGGSAGSTLRVFELNDDMLSFKKEISVDTPPNFTEGAFMHYRNGVYYFSYSNGRWNRGNYSIHYCTSDSPLGPWNYRGELVSSQGWFKGPGHHSFAYNKAVDEWYIVYHRWNNRLGEGPYSGSRSVCVEKIEYDGELIRPIIQTDIGIEQTWTGSYYRADFNFDGQVSAEDLLIFTGNWLTGNYICDTAPVGGDGAVNKPDFSFFSSQWNISD is encoded by the coding sequence ATGCTCTTTTTATCAGCCTCTTCAGTGCAAGCGGAGACCGCCGCTTACTGGCGTTTTGAAGAAGGGCCTGCCGGAGGGGCGGTTCAAAAACCGTTTGGCGCATTAGACATTTCCGGAAACGGCAACCATTTAGACCCTGGCACTCAGGCCGGCCAGCAGGGCTTCAGGTATAAATCTGAAACAGCTTATCCTGCTCTGCCCGAAACCGGGGATTCGAATCTCTTCAGCATAAAGAATACCGGCTCATTTCCCTCCCTTGAAACGCGTTCCCAAGATTCAAATGAAGGTCAGGGCAGCTGCCCGACCGGAATTGATCTGGAAACAATCACTCCTTCCGAATTTACGATTGAAGCCATCTTCAAACCTGAAGACGGCGGATACCGTACTGTAGTGGGCAGAGATGCGGTAAATGTGGCGGATAATAACTCGAGCCTCTCCGCCCTGTATTTTCAGATTCGTCCGGACGACAGCGTTGCAGTCGTATTTGCCGATGTCTCAGGATATCAGCATATAGCTGAATCGCCTGCAGATATGATAGAAGGCTTCGATTTCAGCTCAGATCCTCAGGGCGAAACCGGACGCTGGTATTATATGGCGGCGATTAACGACGGCAGCACACTCAGCCTGTATCTTGCCAACATAACAGCAGGCACTGATCCCTTCCTTGTAGGCCAGACAGACCTCACAGAAAGCCCCAGCCCAGACAAATCGCTCACTGCGGGCTCTCAAAGCGGGCAGGGCTGGCATACCGGCGCATGGTCGGTAGGCCGCGGGATGTACAACGCCGAGCGGACAGACAGGTGCTGGGGGTATATCGATGATGTGCGAATCTCCACCTCAGCCCTTTCTCTTAATGAGCTGCTTATCACCCCAAAACCCACGGCAGACCGCAACCCGCTCTTTGACGGCGCAGACCCTCACATTATGCTCACCCACGACAAGGCATGGATATACCCAACCGCAGGCTATCCCCGCCGCTTTTACACTTATTCATCTTCGGATATGGTGAACTGGACTTCAGGGCAGGAAATTTTGAACTTCAACCTCATTTCATGGATTCCCGACGAAAAGTATGCATGGGCGCCCTGCATAATCGAAAAAGACAACACCTACTACTTCTATTATTCTGTGGGGCCGAAGCCTGCGCATATCGGCGTTGCCAGCGCGCCGAGACCGAACGGCCCGTTCACAGACAAGGGCTCTGCCCTTCTCTCAGACAACGGCGATTCGGGCTTCGAAGCGATAGATCCGATGGTGTTTGAGGATCCTGCTTCTGGAAAATTTTACTTCTACGCAGGCGGAAGCGCCGGCTCTACCCTAAGGGTTTTCGAGCTCAATGATGATATGCTCAGCTTTAAGAAGGAAATTTCCGTTGACACCCCGCCAAATTTCACAGAAGGCGCATTTATGCACTATCGAAACGGAGTTTACTACTTCTCCTACAGCAACGGCAGATGGAACAGAGGCAACTACTCAATCCATTACTGCACCTCCGATTCCCCTCTCGGCCCATGGAACTACCGAGGCGAGCTGGTAAGCAGCCAAGGGTGGTTCAAAGGGCCTGGGCATCATTCATTTGCTTATAACAAGGCAGTGGATGAGTGGTATATCGTTTATCACCGCTGGAACAACCGCCTTGGTGAAGGCCCTTATTCCGGCTCACGCTCTGTATGCGTTGAGAAAATAGAGTACGACGGCGAGCTGATCAGGCCGATTATTCAGACAGATATCGGCATTGAACAAACTTGGACAGGCTCATACTACCGCGCAGACTTCAACTTCGACGGGCAGGTGAGCGCCGAAGACCTGCTTATATTCACAGGCAACTGGCTTACCGGCAATTATATCTGCGATACTGCCCCCGTAGGCGGGGACGGGGCAGTAAACAAGCCGGATTTCAGCTTTTTCTCATCGCAGTGGAATATCTCTGATTGA